Below is a genomic region from Erigeron canadensis isolate Cc75 chromosome 7, C_canadensis_v1, whole genome shotgun sequence.
ATGCATTGTCCTCTTGTAACTAAAGGAATACGCtgaatatacatttttttataggGATTACTTTAGTTTGCAGAAAAAGTTAGTTAAGTGTGAATACATTGTAACAAACACAGGAGTTATATAGTATGCGTAAGGGTGGTAGTTAAGGTTAGACCGGGAAAAAAAATTGACTTAAAAATATGCAGCATTTAAACATGGTAGATATAGGAGTATAGGACAGTGAATTTGTATGCTAGTTTtggttttatatgtttattgatTGAGAAATTCCTGATAAAAAATTTCGGGAAAGTGAAGATATCTGAATGCCATTAGATACAATGGTATATTTATAGGCATTAAGGTTGTGTTTAGGATTCACTATGTGGCAGTTCGTACATTAAAGTCTGAATTTTGTGTTTCTTTTCAGCGTGGATGGATATCAGCTCTAGTTCAGATTCTGACATCAGTGATTCGGACATTCTTGAGTACAAAAATAAGCCATATGAGCAGCTGAGGAGTGGGAAGCTCAAAGTTAAATATCCAAATGGCATTCTTCGGTGTCCGTTTTGCGCAGGGAAGAAGAAACAGAATTTCAAGTACAAAGATCTGCATCAACACGCGACTGGAGCGAGCAAAGGTTCTTCAAACCGAAAAGCTATACAAAAGGCGAATCATCTTGCTTTAAAGATGTATTTGGAAAATGAACTTGCAGATGAGGCTGAAAAGCCGTTGATAGTGGCTGCTCCAGTACCTGCAGCTCCAGTATCTGAAGATAATGATTTATATTGCTGGCCTTGGACTGGACTTGTGGTCAACATAGTCAAAGATGCCAATAATGGGCAAGATATTGAGAATAAAGAATATTGGGTGAAATTTTTTGCGAAGTATAAGCCCGAAACTATTGAGATCTTATGGGACAACCATAAACAGACGGCACAAGCTTTGGTGGGATTTAATAATGATTGGACTGGTTTTAGGAATGCAATGGAGTTTGAGAAATCATTTGAAGCTGCCCATCACAGTAAGAAAGAATGGAAGTTTTCTGAAAATCCTAATGATTCTAGAATTTATGCATGGATAGCTCGTGCGAGTGACTTTGAATCGCAAGGGCCGATAGGAGAATATCTCCGTGCTAATAAAGTTCTGAAAACGATAGCTGATCTTGTTCAAGAAGCTGTTGACAACAGAAACAAAGCCGTCGTGGAGTTAGCAACTGAAATTGACATGAGAAATGAAAATCTTGATGATTTGCAAGTCAAATACAATCAGAAAACCATGTCTTTGAGTAGGATGCTCGAGGAAAAAGACAACCTTCATCAAGCTTTTTATGAAGGTTTGTTACTCCCCCATTGCTTTCGTCTTGATTCCTCTATCTAACTTTTCGAATACAGTGATGTAACTTTTAATCTGTAAAACTATTTTGGAGGTTTTTATGTATTTGAAAATACACTTCAGctgactttcaacccatttgaacTGCTAACGTTCCAGCCAGATGCTTTGGCTTAACGCGTTTGACTTATTAGATATAAAATCTCAGATCAGTTTTCCATTTATGGTTATTGGCTCAAAATTTCCACCTCAGGTTCTCGCACTTGCATGCCTTTTATAAAGCATGTGAGGTCAttctaacttttatttattgttcCTGTCCAGAGACAAGGAAAATGCAGCGGCTTGCCAGGGAGCATGTGAAAAGGGTGTTAGATGAACAGGAAATGCTAAATGCAGATTTGGAAGAGCGTAGGAAAAAGCTTGATGACTGGAGCAGGAAACTCAAAATGAGTGAGGCCAAAACGGAACGTGATAAACAGAAGCTagaagaagataaaagaaaGGTAAGTGTATTCACTAGTTGATGTTCTTAGGTGGCAGAGTTTCTATACAAGCTAATCCTACTTATATTTACAATCAAGTTATATGATTCATTTCTATATGTTTCAATCCAGAATGATCTGCAAAACACTTCTCTGCAAATGGCTTCCGTGGAACAGAAAAAAGCTGACGAGAGTGTCTTGAGGCTGGTTGAAGAGCAGAAGGTAAACATGCTGAATGTACTCAGAGGTGGCAGTTTCAAACCATTTACTTATATATGGTCGATTTGGGTAATGCTGTCATCTAATGGGTTAAATGggtaaattaaaaattaaaaaatagcaTAGAAGCAAACTGCTCCGGTGGGTTGAACGTTGCCTATGGTATGTTTTTTGTATAAAAGCAAACTGCTCCTAGACCatcttaattataaaataaagtaacatTTGGTAAGCATAATTCCAAACACtattcaaatttcttttgtGGGATAGTGTTCAAGTTGACCAGAGCCGTCATGCAAAATCTTTCCCTGTTTATGTGACACAACTCCCTGTTTTGCTACTTCCGTGTATCGTTATTCATCTTTGTACATGATGGTTGGAATTTGCACTGTCTGGATTGTAAATCACAGAGAGAGAAGGAGGAGGCTTTGAAGAAAGTACTTGAGTTGGAGAGACAACTAGATGCTAAACAGAAATTGGAGATGGAAATCGAAGAACTGAAAGGGAAACTGCAGGTGATGAAGCATCTGGGAGATGATTCAGCAGTTCAGGAGCAAATTAAAAAGATGGACGATGAACTGAAATCGAAAATGGAGGAAATGGATGGGGTCGAGGAACTGAATCAAACTCTCATGGTTAAGGAGCGTCAAAGTAATGATGAGCTACAAGAAGCTCGCAAAGAGTTGATTAAGGTATTGCCTTCTACCACTTACTAAGTTTCTTGAATATTTACGGTGATAATATGGTTTTTCTAATATGGTTTTtctaatcataatcataaatattgattattaaagtttattaaatatatattgaaaagaacTGCATTTTCCttaacttgttttgatccaTTACCAACCACCAGTCCACCCATGTTGTCGCCTCCATCTTGTATTGTCCTTTATGAAGAGGCGtctaatttataagtttttctATTGTTCCAGGGTCTACAGGATATGTTGAGTGGACGTACGAATATCGGGGTGAAGAGGATGGGAGACCTTGATGCGAAATCCTTCGAAGAAGCCTGCAAGGAGAAGTTCGGCTACGAGGAAGCTGAGATTAAGGCCATGGAGTTGTGTTCCCTATGGCAGGACAAACTCAAAAACCCTGAGTGGCATCCAATGAAAGTCGTACTAGTAAATGGCGCGCACGAGGTATGATTCTTGAAATATTTATCATAGAGATGGCAATTTGAACCCTTTTACTTGGGAACGGGCAAGTTCTGGTTATGTTCTATCCATTCTGAGTTAAACGGGATTTTGATAGAGGTGGCAGTTGCAACTcactttaattagttaataatgGATAGGTTGATTCAGGTTATGTTTTATCCCAACCGGCTAAATGGGTAAATCTAAAAATGAAATGCGTTGACTAAAGTTCCCAAATCCCAAAGTGTATTTTTGATGCATATAATATGGTAAATCTTGCTATTCAGAGGATCAtattattttgtaatatatttatttttgaattggTGCTTTAAAATGTGCCCAACCTGTGTGACCCTTGCATCTTGCTGCCATTACTTTGTTGTTAAACCTGCTATAAGAATTAACCTTGTGCATGATGCAGGAAGTGGttaatgaagatgatgaactGCTGAGAGATCTCAAGGCCGAGTGGGGACCCCGTATCTTTGATGCAGTGGTTACTGCTTACAAAGAGATGAATGAATACAATGCTAGTGGAAGATATGTGGTCTCCGAGCTGTGGAACTTCAAAGATAATAGAAAAGCTACACTGAAGGAAGTTATCAGCTACatcttgaaaaatttgaagaaCCTTAAGCgaaaaagataaaaaggttTGTATTATGCCCTTTGCCATCGTACTATGtgcatttcttttcttttatatgtaacAATTGTTCCGGTTGGAGCTACTACTAAGAAATGACTCAGTTCAATCCAAACTGGTCTTGACCCAACCCGCCTGATGTGCCATCCTGTCAACtctagttaattatatatttatatagagtaATACTTAACTAAACATCATTTTTTCCGATGGGATGTAAAAGATCCAGGTTATATTTTACCTCAAAGGCTCAAACTTGTCAAGTGGGTAACTCAAAAAATTGGTTGAAAGTGACCTGGAGTGTATTTAAGTTTTTGCAATTTAGAATAATATATTCAGAATAAGGCAATTTTCTGTCTATATACCAGGCAAATTAATGTCAGCAAATTCTCTATTACAGAAGTATAACTTCTTACACAATGTGGTTGTGATAAATCTTATGTgatataatgtttaatttttagatCTCTGCTCTTGGATACGCGCCACAACTAGCTCCTGGATACACTTAACTTTCAGATTTCTGCTCGTGTTTGGACCTGTCTTGGGATGGCATTTAGCAATGCTCTATCCCAGCTACTTATCTAATTTGTCTGATGTTGTAGCTCCTTCTGGTACTAGAGCCTACTGCTTGGATTTGCTTAAGTAATATTATGAACATATTAAGAATGCATTAAAAATTAGTCATCGAATACAGTAATGTTTTAAGCAGTTCCGAAGTGATGCtagcaaaaaataaaacaagaaacaGGCTCTTTGCTTAATAACCTGTCAAATGGCTACAGATGAGACATTGTCATTTTCTGGTCAGAAATTTGACGTTTGCTCAAGTGTCTTTGCAACAACACATGTTTgatgttttgaattttattatcTGGTCATGTTTCACTTATGGTATATTTTGATATCGAGATATCTGAATATGATTGTAGTATGCCTTGGGGATCGGGTTGGGTTTTTGTTAGGCTTTGATACATCATTTTGAGTAATGGGTATGCATTTTTTTTGGATGAATTTTGACATCAAGCACAATTCACAATGGATGCGAAGTCTTGAAAAAGGCCTCAATTCTGGTCTTTCATACCAACGTTGTGTATATCCTTTGGCAAGAATACCTATATATATTCAACTGCTTTTGTGAACTTTGTTTCCAGTGATCAAGCGATACTCATGTTTTTAGATTTACATATTCTTCCCCGTAgaaaaatgtaaaaagaaaGGTGACGGAGTCCTAAGATAGTCAACTCAAATTAGGTTACAAAATCACGTGGTGGCTTACTCACCTTTGAAAATTAGGAGTTTCAAGCAATATTGTTATGACATACTATGGAACGGTAGATGTGATATTTGATTCTCCGATCTATCAATTGGGCAGAGCAAAGAAAACATTCATGTATGCCTTGTTCTATATCCTTTGAGTGAGTTGAGAAAAAACTAAGGCGGTTAATAGAATTCATCtacaattttaatcaaaaactgTCACCATAGAATtagtttgtatttgtattgtcaaacatatttttaagatatcggtaggacgcatgattgataaacgttcgacccgcatagtagccggacccaacagacaggtatttcttcttttcagattctcggcagacaggtatgattttctaaacatttctcattttctgtcttgcactcctttgtggccggaggtccctatggaagcagtctctctacctttgtgtagaggtaagactgtctacagcttacctccctcataccccgcgcagggattgggtcctgttgttgttgttgttgttgttgttgtgtcaTTATAGAATTAGAATTGGAATATCCATTGTAGTCGTAAGTATATCTCAGAGGAGCATAAGAAATAATAagaatttatatgtttattttctagAGGCACGTTCTGGCTTTTATGAAGGTCCACCTGTTATCATGCCCTCATAATCTGAGAAAATAGGCAAGAGTGATTCTTTCAAGTTTAATCCATGTCACTCAAAAACCAATTATAGAGATTactatttgatcaaacaaaatATTAGGTCCATGTGAATATCATGAAATCATACCTGGTGATGTGAAATGATGATAAGTAATGAATACTATCAGCTGCATATTTTCGGTGCAACTTGTCAAATGGCTTGCAGatcatatatttcatatttgccACATTAGAAATTTGAAGCTTGACAATTGACACCTTCTGACCACGACTTTAGATTGTTTTGACTGGTGCATGTTTATTTAGTGGGATCATGACTTGTATACATGTCGTTATAATGGCTCATAGATTTGGCATTATGTCGGGTTCCTTTCAAGTCATGGACTGTAAATATTTAAGGGTGAACATTAACACCCATCACGGATTCGTGATGGATATGTAGCTTCATACAGTACCTCATATTCGTTCATTATACATCTATGCTATGTTTATATCCTTTTCACCGTTTCAGTGAGTTTTGTTTTCAAGGTTTAAGTAATACACATggtttataatttacattttatgcTAGAAATGACATATAAAGCGAATGATCTCTATGTGCCAATTAAATGAGATTAtctagttctttttttttatatgatatttctTAGCAACATAAATAGaaccaagaa
It encodes:
- the LOC122607628 gene encoding factor of DNA methylation 1-like — its product is MDISSSSDSDISDSDILEYKNKPYEQLRSGKLKVKYPNGILRCPFCAGKKKQNFKYKDLHQHATGASKGSSNRKAIQKANHLALKMYLENELADEAEKPLIVAAPVPAAPVSEDNDLYCWPWTGLVVNIVKDANNGQDIENKEYWVKFFAKYKPETIEILWDNHKQTAQALVGFNNDWTGFRNAMEFEKSFEAAHHSKKEWKFSENPNDSRIYAWIARASDFESQGPIGEYLRANKVLKTIADLVQEAVDNRNKAVVELATEIDMRNENLDDLQVKYNQKTMSLSRMLEEKDNLHQAFYEETRKMQRLAREHVKRVLDEQEMLNADLEERRKKLDDWSRKLKMSEAKTERDKQKLEEDKRKNDLQNTSLQMASVEQKKADESVLRLVEEQKREKEEALKKVLELERQLDAKQKLEMEIEELKGKLQVMKHLGDDSAVQEQIKKMDDELKSKMEEMDGVEELNQTLMVKERQSNDELQEARKELIKGLQDMLSGRTNIGVKRMGDLDAKSFEEACKEKFGYEEAEIKAMELCSLWQDKLKNPEWHPMKVVLVNGAHEEVVNEDDELLRDLKAEWGPRIFDAVVTAYKEMNEYNASGRYVVSELWNFKDNRKATLKEVISYILKNLKNLKRKR